One Leclercia pneumoniae genomic region harbors:
- the bcsF gene encoding cellulose biosynthesis protein BcsF, translated as MMNVSDIIQLVVLCALIFFPLGYYTRHYSRRIRDAARIVFSKPRYVKPAGTLNRASQQGKPKK; from the coding sequence ATGATGAACGTCAGCGATATCATCCAGCTCGTGGTGCTCTGTGCGCTCATCTTCTTCCCGCTAGGGTATTACACGCGCCATTATTCACGACGGATCCGTGATGCAGCGCGAATTGTTTTTAGTAAGCCTCGCTATGTTAAACCCGCCGGTACGCTGAACAGAGCGTCGCAACAGGGCAAACCGAAAAAATGA
- the bcsG gene encoding cellulose biosynthesis protein BcsG, whose protein sequence is MTNSSYTTSAPSPLWQYWRGLSGWNFYFLVKFALLWAGYLNFHPLPNLVFMAFLLMPIPKYRLHRLRHWVAIPIGFALFWHDTWLPGPQSIMSQGSQVAGFSADYMLDLVTRFINLQMIGALFVLFIAWLFLSQWIRVTVFVVAIMIWLNVLTIAGPALTLWPGGQPTTTVTTDGASVAPTVAAAGNTAVVGDIPAQTAPPTTANLNAWLSTFYNAEEKRQTKFPDALPADAQPFELLVINICSLSWADVEAAGLMSHPLWSHFDIQFKDFNSATSYSGPAAIRLLRASCGQPSHKNLYQPAGNQCYLFDNLEKLGFTQHLMLGHNGVFGGFLKEVQENGGMHAPLMDQKGLPVTLLGFDGSPVYDDTAVLERWMQTIEKDQNPRSATFYNTLPLHDGNHFPGVSKVADYKLRAQKLFDELDAFFTQLEKSGRKVMVVVVPEHGGALKGDKMQVSGLRDIPSPSITNVPAGVKFFGMKAPHQGGAIEITQPTSYLAISELVARAVDGKIFVEDNVNWDQYIKDLPQTAKVSENANAVVIQYQNKPYVRLNAGDWVPYPQ, encoded by the coding sequence ATGACAAATTCTTCTTATACGACTTCGGCGCCTTCGCCGCTCTGGCAGTACTGGCGCGGCCTTTCTGGCTGGAACTTTTACTTTTTGGTGAAGTTCGCTCTGCTATGGGCGGGATACCTGAATTTCCATCCCCTGCCGAACCTGGTCTTTATGGCCTTCCTGCTGATGCCGATCCCGAAGTATCGTCTGCATCGCCTGCGCCACTGGGTGGCGATCCCCATCGGCTTCGCCCTCTTCTGGCATGACACCTGGCTGCCGGGTCCACAGAGTATTATGAGCCAGGGTTCTCAGGTTGCAGGCTTTAGCGCTGACTATATGCTCGACCTGGTGACACGTTTTATTAACCTGCAGATGATTGGCGCGCTGTTTGTGCTGTTTATCGCATGGCTGTTCTTGTCACAGTGGATCCGCGTTACGGTGTTTGTTGTCGCCATCATGATCTGGCTGAACGTGCTGACCATTGCCGGCCCAGCCCTTACCCTGTGGCCAGGCGGCCAACCCACTACCACCGTCACCACCGACGGCGCTTCGGTAGCCCCAACGGTAGCGGCAGCAGGTAACACCGCCGTGGTGGGTGATATACCGGCTCAGACGGCACCGCCGACGACGGCCAATCTTAATGCCTGGCTGTCTACGTTCTATAATGCCGAAGAAAAACGCCAGACCAAATTCCCGGACGCACTGCCAGCCGATGCCCAGCCGTTTGAACTGCTGGTTATCAATATCTGCTCCCTGTCGTGGGCAGATGTGGAAGCCGCAGGGCTAATGTCGCATCCGTTGTGGTCGCACTTTGATATCCAGTTCAAGGATTTCAACTCCGCCACCTCTTACAGCGGCCCGGCGGCCATTCGTCTGCTGCGTGCCAGCTGCGGTCAGCCGTCGCATAAAAATCTCTACCAGCCAGCCGGTAACCAGTGCTATCTGTTCGATAATCTGGAGAAACTGGGCTTCACGCAGCACCTGATGCTGGGTCACAACGGCGTGTTCGGTGGATTCCTGAAAGAAGTGCAGGAAAACGGCGGCATGCACGCGCCGCTGATGGATCAGAAAGGGCTGCCGGTGACCTTGCTGGGCTTCGACGGTTCGCCAGTGTATGACGACACCGCGGTGCTTGAGCGCTGGATGCAGACCATTGAGAAAGACCAGAACCCGCGCAGTGCGACTTTCTATAACACCCTGCCGCTGCATGATGGGAACCACTTCCCTGGTGTGAGCAAAGTGGCGGATTACAAGCTGCGTGCCCAGAAATTGTTTGACGAACTGGATGCCTTCTTCACCCAACTGGAGAAGTCCGGGCGCAAAGTGATGGTGGTAGTGGTACCCGAGCACGGCGGTGCGCTGAAGGGCGATAAGATGCAGGTTTCTGGCCTGCGCGATATCCCGAGCCCCTCAATTACTAACGTGCCGGCCGGGGTGAAATTCTTCGGTATGAAAGCCCCACATCAGGGTGGAGCGATTGAGATCACCCAGCCTACAAGCTACCTGGCCATCTCTGAACTGGTAGCCCGCGCGGTGGACGGCAAAATCTTCGTTGAAGATAACGTTAACTGGGATCAGTACATCAAGGATCTGCCGCAAACGGCAAAAGTGTCTGAAAACGCCAATGCGGTGGTCATTCAGTATCAGAACAAGCCGTATGTCCGTCTGAATGCCGGCGACTGGGTGCCTTACCCGCAGTAA
- the birA gene encoding bifunctional biotin--[acetyl-CoA-carboxylase] ligase/biotin operon repressor BirA yields the protein MKDNTIPLTLISILADGDFHSGEQLGERLGMSRAAINKHVQTLRDWGVDVFTVPGKGYSLPEPIQLLDQNLIQGQLEEGKVAVLPVIDSTNQYLLDRIGELNSGDSCVAEYQQAGRGRRGRKWFSPFGANLYLSMYWRLEQGPAAAMGLSLVIGIVMAEVLQSLGADKVRVKWPNDLYLNDRKLAGILVEMTAKTGDAAHIVIGAGINMIMRTVQSDVVNQGWINLHEAGVNIDRNTLAVQMIKELRTSLLSFEQDGLTPFLARWEKLDNFINRPVKLIIGDKEVFGTSRGIDAQGALLLEQDGVIKPWMGGEISLRSAE from the coding sequence GTGAAAGACAATACGATTCCCTTGACGTTAATCTCTATTCTGGCCGATGGCGATTTTCACTCTGGCGAGCAACTTGGCGAGCGCCTGGGTATGAGCCGGGCGGCGATTAACAAGCATGTTCAGACCTTACGCGACTGGGGCGTGGATGTCTTCACTGTCCCGGGGAAAGGCTATAGCCTGCCGGAGCCCATCCAGTTACTGGATCAGAATCTCATCCAGGGTCAGTTAGAGGAGGGGAAGGTTGCCGTGCTGCCGGTCATCGACTCCACTAACCAATATCTGCTGGACAGAATTGGCGAGCTGAACTCTGGCGATAGCTGTGTGGCCGAATACCAGCAGGCGGGCCGCGGTCGTCGCGGGCGTAAATGGTTTTCACCCTTTGGCGCTAATCTCTATCTCTCTATGTACTGGCGTCTGGAGCAAGGACCGGCTGCCGCCATGGGACTAAGTCTGGTCATCGGTATCGTGATGGCCGAGGTTCTGCAGTCGCTGGGCGCAGATAAAGTGCGTGTTAAATGGCCAAACGATCTCTACCTGAACGATCGCAAACTGGCAGGTATTTTGGTGGAAATGACCGCCAAAACCGGCGATGCGGCCCACATCGTGATTGGCGCTGGTATTAACATGATTATGCGTACGGTACAGAGCGATGTGGTAAATCAGGGCTGGATCAACCTGCATGAGGCGGGGGTAAATATTGATCGCAATACCCTGGCGGTGCAGATGATCAAAGAGTTGCGGACATCGCTGCTCAGCTTTGAACAGGATGGTTTGACACCGTTCCTGGCGCGCTGGGAAAAGCTGGATAACTTTATTAATCGACCGGTGAAATTGATTATTGGCGATAAAGAGGTGTTTGGCACCTCCCGCGGTATCGATGCACAGGGGGCACTGCTGCTTGAACAGGATGGGGTGATCAAACCCTGGATGGGCGGCGAAATCTCGCTTCGTAGCGCGGAGTAG
- the murB gene encoding UDP-N-acetylmuramate dehydrogenase translates to MNHSLKPWNTFGIDRNALQIVQATDSQQLLAAWKHATQQNQPVLILGEGSNVLFLEDYSGTVIINRISGIDVEETPERWRLHVGAGENWHNLVQFTLDNGMAGLENLALIPGCAGSSPIQNIGAYGIELKHVCEYVDCIELATGKALRLTAEQCRFGYRDSIFKHEYQDKFVIVAVGLQLTKHWQPVLSYGDLTRLDPATVTPRQIFDAVCHMRMSKLPDPKQQGNAGSFFKNPVVTAEVANALLAQWPAAPHYPQADGSVKLAAGWLIDQCQLKGTTYGGAAVHRQQALVLINENRATSDDVVQLAHQVRLRVGEKFNVWLEPEVRFIGAHGEVNAVETIA, encoded by the coding sequence ATGAATCACTCCCTTAAGCCCTGGAATACCTTCGGTATTGACCGAAATGCCTTACAGATCGTGCAGGCCACTGACTCTCAACAACTGCTGGCGGCATGGAAGCACGCAACGCAACAAAATCAACCTGTTCTCATTCTGGGCGAAGGCAGTAACGTACTGTTCCTGGAAGATTATTCAGGCACGGTAATTATTAATCGCATTTCCGGGATTGACGTTGAAGAGACGCCAGAGCGTTGGCGTCTGCACGTGGGCGCCGGCGAAAACTGGCACAATCTGGTGCAATTTACCCTTGATAACGGCATGGCTGGTCTGGAAAATCTGGCCCTGATCCCTGGCTGTGCGGGTTCATCTCCTATTCAGAATATCGGTGCTTATGGCATCGAGCTTAAGCATGTCTGCGAATACGTGGACTGCATTGAACTGGCGACCGGGAAAGCGCTGCGTTTAACCGCAGAGCAGTGTCGCTTTGGTTACCGTGACAGTATTTTCAAACATGAGTATCAGGACAAGTTTGTGATCGTGGCGGTGGGACTTCAGCTGACGAAACACTGGCAGCCGGTACTCTCTTACGGCGACTTAACCCGTCTCGATCCTGCGACCGTCACCCCGCGGCAAATTTTTGATGCGGTTTGTCATATGCGGATGAGCAAACTTCCCGATCCTAAACAGCAGGGCAATGCCGGTAGCTTCTTCAAAAATCCGGTGGTCACCGCTGAGGTGGCAAACGCACTGCTCGCACAGTGGCCCGCTGCACCGCACTATCCCCAGGCGGATGGTAGCGTGAAGCTGGCCGCGGGCTGGCTGATCGATCAATGTCAGCTTAAGGGTACCACTTACGGCGGAGCCGCAGTCCATCGCCAGCAGGCACTGGTATTGATCAACGAAAACAGAGCGACCAGCGACGATGTTGTGCAACTGGCACATCAGGTTCGTCTGCGCGTTGGCGAAAAATTTAACGTCTGGCTGGAGCCTGAAGTTCGCTTCATTGGCGCCCACGGCGAAGTAAATGCGGTGGAGACGATCGCGTGA
- the hemG gene encoding menaquinone-dependent protoporphyrinogen IX dehydrogenase, with the protein MKTLILFSTRDGQTREIAHYLASELQEQGVDADVMNLNRTQEITWQAYDRVVIGASIRYGHFHPALDRFVKKHAATLSSMPGAFYSVNLVARKPEKRTPQTNSYTRKFLLNSPWQPQLCAVFAGALRYPRYRWYDRFMIRLIMKMTGGETDTRKEVVYTDWQQVTGFAREIAQLNGN; encoded by the coding sequence TTGAAAACGTTAATTCTTTTCTCTACCCGTGATGGTCAGACGCGCGAGATTGCGCATTATCTGGCTTCAGAATTACAAGAGCAGGGCGTGGATGCTGACGTGATGAATCTCAACCGAACCCAGGAGATTACCTGGCAGGCGTATGACCGCGTGGTTATCGGAGCGTCTATCCGCTACGGGCACTTCCACCCGGCACTCGATCGCTTTGTGAAAAAGCACGCGGCGACGTTAAGCAGTATGCCTGGTGCGTTCTATTCCGTGAATCTTGTGGCTCGCAAGCCTGAGAAGCGTACTCCACAAACGAATAGCTATACACGTAAGTTCCTGCTGAACTCTCCCTGGCAGCCGCAGCTGTGTGCTGTCTTTGCCGGGGCCTTGCGTTACCCGCGCTATCGCTGGTACGACCGTTTTATGATTCGTCTTATTATGAAGATGACCGGCGGTGAAACGGATACGCGTAAAGAGGTGGTGTATACCGACTGGCAGCAAGTGACCGGTTTTGCCCGCGAAATTGCCCAATTAAACGGCAATTAG